One genomic segment of Aquipluma nitroreducens includes these proteins:
- the metE gene encoding 5-methyltetrahydropteroyltriglutamate--homocysteine S-methyltransferase, producing the protein MITHNLGYPRIGDNRELKKAVEGYWSERISYEQLIEISSAIKQKNWLMQKELGIDLIPSNDFSLYDHVLDLAFALSAIPDRYSQLLRNSDKLKLDLYFAMARGCQDGVADITAMEMTKWFDTNYHYIVPEFYKNQKFWLSNFKFIDEFQEAKKLGIITKPVILGPVSFLLLGKEKEEGFDRIDLLGNLLEAYFEMISLLVDNGVEWIQFDEPFLALDLTTEQKGAFKIAYSRIRKNFPTVKLLLSVYFGGLSDNVELVAGLPVDAIHLDLVRDPAQLEIMMNLVSDEKKLSLGLVDGRNIWKNNYENSLKLISRTIEKIGLERVMLAPSCSLIHVPCDLELETNEEVLSAEIKQWLAFAKQKVEEVVVLKQLSIYKGDISSIQLFKENQEAIQSRKISSLIHNDLVKERIDFIEQFEEMKRLPFSLRKKVQQKRLELPAFPTTTIGSFPQTADVRSWRAKLKKRELSSEEYNQLIQNEIENAIRWQEEIGLDVLVHGEFERNDMVEYFGEMLDGFVFTSNGWVQSYGSRCVKPPIIFGDVQRPNPMTVNWITYAQSLTSKPVKGMLTGPVTILKWSFVRDDQPLSVTCNQIALAIRDEVLDLEKNHISVIQIDEPALREGLPLQKSDWKTYLDWAVNAFRLSYAGVKDQTQIHTHMCYSEFNDIIDSITALDADVITIECSRSQMELLDVFGEYKYPNDIGPGVYDIHSPRVPSDTEMVGLLKKAMAVIPKENIWVNPDCGLKTRKWEETKEAIKKMVNATKTIRESVQV; encoded by the coding sequence ATGATAACACACAATTTAGGCTATCCGCGTATTGGTGATAACAGGGAACTTAAAAAAGCGGTTGAAGGATATTGGTCGGAGAGAATCAGTTATGAACAGCTCATAGAGATTAGTTCGGCAATAAAGCAGAAAAACTGGCTGATGCAAAAGGAATTGGGCATTGATTTGATCCCGTCCAACGATTTCTCGCTTTATGACCATGTATTGGATTTAGCGTTTGCACTTAGCGCAATTCCTGATCGTTATTCACAACTTCTCCGTAATTCTGATAAATTGAAACTGGATCTTTACTTTGCAATGGCGAGAGGTTGTCAGGATGGAGTAGCAGATATTACGGCCATGGAAATGACCAAATGGTTCGATACCAACTACCATTACATTGTTCCTGAATTTTACAAAAATCAAAAGTTCTGGTTGTCGAATTTCAAATTTATTGATGAATTTCAGGAAGCGAAGAAATTGGGTATAATTACAAAACCTGTTATTCTGGGACCAGTTTCATTTTTACTGCTTGGCAAAGAAAAAGAGGAAGGGTTCGATCGGATTGATTTATTGGGGAACCTCCTTGAGGCCTATTTCGAAATGATTTCACTGCTGGTGGATAATGGTGTGGAATGGATACAATTTGATGAGCCTTTTTTGGCGTTGGATTTAACAACGGAACAAAAGGGTGCCTTCAAGATTGCATATTCACGAATTAGGAAAAATTTTCCTACCGTCAAACTTTTACTCTCTGTCTATTTTGGAGGATTGTCTGATAATGTGGAGTTGGTTGCCGGCTTGCCAGTGGATGCCATCCATCTTGATCTGGTGAGAGATCCGGCACAACTTGAAATCATGATGAATCTGGTTTCCGACGAAAAGAAATTATCGCTTGGGTTGGTGGACGGCCGAAACATCTGGAAAAATAATTACGAAAATTCGTTGAAACTAATCAGCAGGACCATCGAAAAAATTGGATTAGAAAGGGTGATGCTTGCACCTTCATGCTCGTTGATACACGTACCCTGTGATCTGGAATTGGAGACCAACGAAGAAGTTTTATCGGCTGAAATTAAACAATGGCTTGCTTTTGCGAAGCAAAAAGTGGAAGAGGTCGTGGTTCTAAAGCAATTGTCGATATACAAAGGAGATATATCATCCATACAACTTTTTAAAGAGAACCAGGAAGCCATCCAAAGCAGAAAAATATCGAGTTTGATTCACAATGACCTGGTTAAAGAGCGCATTGACTTCATCGAACAATTTGAAGAAATGAAAAGGCTGCCCTTTTCACTTCGGAAGAAAGTACAGCAGAAGCGACTGGAGTTGCCAGCCTTTCCAACCACAACAATCGGTTCGTTTCCGCAAACTGCGGATGTAAGAAGCTGGAGGGCAAAGTTGAAAAAGAGAGAACTTTCAAGCGAAGAATATAATCAGCTCATTCAGAATGAAATTGAAAATGCAATCCGCTGGCAGGAGGAAATTGGCCTGGATGTGTTGGTCCACGGTGAATTTGAGCGAAACGATATGGTTGAATATTTTGGAGAGATGCTGGATGGTTTTGTCTTTACCAGCAATGGTTGGGTTCAGAGTTATGGATCGCGTTGCGTAAAACCTCCTATTATTTTTGGTGATGTTCAGCGACCAAACCCGATGACCGTTAATTGGATTACCTACGCACAATCGCTTACTTCGAAGCCTGTTAAAGGAATGTTGACCGGGCCGGTTACTATTTTGAAATGGTCGTTTGTCAGGGATGATCAGCCTCTTTCTGTTACATGCAACCAAATTGCATTGGCGATCAGGGACGAAGTTCTTGATTTGGAAAAAAATCATATCAGCGTTATTCAGATTGACGAACCGGCACTCCGAGAAGGATTGCCGCTTCAGAAAAGCGATTGGAAAACGTATCTCGATTGGGCTGTAAATGCCTTTCGGCTTTCTTATGCAGGAGTTAAGGACCAGACCCAAATCCATACACACATGTGTTATTCCGAGTTTAATGATATCATTGACAGCATAACTGCCCTGGATGCCGATGTGATTACCATTGAATGCTCGAGGTCGCAAATGGAACTTCTGGATGTTTTTGGTGAATATAAATATCCAAATGATATAGGTCCTGGCGTGTATGATATTCATTCTCCTCGAGTTCCCTCAGATACAGAAATGGTTGGTCTGCTAAAGAAAGCAATGGCCGTTATTCCAAAGGAAAATATTTGGGTAAATCCGGATTGCGGGTTAAAAACCCGAAAGTGGGAAGAAACCAAAGAAGCAATTAAGAAAATGGTAAATGCGACCAAAACCATTCGGGAAAGTGTACAGGTATAA
- a CDS encoding cytochrome ubiquinol oxidase subunit I produces the protein MDDFLAARLQMTVSFVFHIVFACIGMTMPWLMFVAELKWIKTGSKVYLDLSKAWARGVAIFFAVGAVSGTVLSFELGLLWPKFMEHAGAIIGMPFSWEGTAFFLEAIALGVFLYGRDRVNKRVHLFSGILVGIAGVVSGIFVIAANAWMNSPSGFDWVNGQAINIDPVKAMFNKAWFQQALHMTIAAFASTSFAVAGVHAFMLLRHKGNEFHRGAIQIALLFGAVAAILQPISGDISAKNVAKLQPAKFAAMESLFKTSEPAALVIGGIPDEEKEEVKYGIHIPHLLSFLAHGDPNAEVEGLDKTSKENWPPVAIVHFAFQIMIFMGVLMMGTGILFLIFNFKWKENLNKRWWLKLLVWLTPVGFIAVEAGWIVTEVGRQPWIIYGIMKTKDAVTPMPGVQYPFFLITLIYLALTFLVFILMRRQITAVHTNPQNINSHD, from the coding sequence ATGGATGATTTTCTTGCCGCGAGGCTACAAATGACTGTTTCTTTTGTGTTTCACATTGTATTTGCCTGTATCGGGATGACGATGCCCTGGCTGATGTTTGTAGCCGAATTAAAATGGATAAAAACAGGAAGTAAAGTATATCTGGACCTGTCGAAGGCATGGGCTCGGGGAGTCGCTATTTTCTTTGCCGTCGGTGCAGTTTCGGGCACTGTTTTGTCGTTCGAGCTTGGACTGCTTTGGCCAAAATTTATGGAACATGCCGGAGCCATTATTGGGATGCCTTTTAGCTGGGAGGGAACGGCTTTCTTTCTCGAAGCAATTGCTTTAGGGGTATTCCTTTATGGTCGGGACCGGGTTAACAAACGGGTGCATCTGTTCTCTGGTATTTTGGTTGGAATTGCAGGTGTGGTGTCGGGTATATTTGTGATAGCGGCCAATGCCTGGATGAACAGTCCCTCCGGATTTGATTGGGTCAATGGTCAGGCAATCAATATTGATCCGGTGAAAGCGATGTTTAACAAGGCCTGGTTTCAGCAGGCACTACACATGACCATTGCAGCCTTTGCATCCACCAGTTTTGCAGTGGCAGGAGTTCATGCCTTTATGCTGCTTCGTCACAAAGGAAATGAGTTTCATCGGGGTGCAATACAAATTGCCCTTTTGTTTGGAGCAGTTGCAGCCATTCTACAGCCTATAAGTGGCGATATTTCAGCCAAAAATGTAGCGAAGCTTCAGCCAGCAAAATTTGCTGCTATGGAATCTTTGTTCAAAACCTCAGAACCCGCAGCATTGGTAATTGGCGGTATTCCTGATGAAGAGAAAGAGGAAGTTAAATATGGTATTCATATTCCGCACTTACTAAGCTTTTTGGCTCATGGAGATCCAAACGCCGAAGTTGAAGGACTGGATAAAACCAGTAAGGAAAACTGGCCTCCGGTTGCCATTGTGCATTTTGCTTTTCAAATCATGATATTTATGGGCGTACTGATGATGGGAACGGGTATTTTGTTCCTGATTTTCAATTTTAAATGGAAGGAGAATCTGAATAAACGTTGGTGGCTTAAATTGTTGGTTTGGCTCACTCCGGTTGGATTTATTGCAGTGGAAGCGGGTTGGATTGTAACGGAAGTTGGCCGTCAACCCTGGATTATTTACGGAATCATGAAGACCAAAGATGCGGTGACACCGATGCCGGGTGTGCAGTATCCGTTTTTCCTGATCACACTGATTTACCTGGCGCTTACGTTCCTGGTTTTTATACTGATGCGTCGTCAAATTACGGCTGTCCATACAAATCCTCAAAATATAAATAGTCATGACTGA
- a CDS encoding cytochrome d ubiquinol oxidase subunit II, whose translation MTDLVIIVLGIAVLFYVLLGGADFGAGIVELVTGKRGIDTISKAIAPVWEANHIWLILVVVILFNGFPLVYTTLTTYLHIPLFIILLGIIFRGTAFTFRYYDTVEENMHKYYTQLFRISSLLTPFFLGVTLGAIMLGKIPAQVDGTFYAIFIAPWLNLFSFTTGIFLTLLFGCLAAIYLLGEARDDESFQTFAKASRTFFVLLVTSGLSVFLVSEMYELNFFSRFLHSPVAMGCVLIATVIIPFLWVGIRHRNNLRTRFLAGVQTACILTGWFAIQFPVMIYLADGTALTIQNSQAPERTMSLLVYALIAGILLIFPAFAYLFKVFKFSQNKQN comes from the coding sequence ATGACTGACCTCGTTATCATTGTTTTAGGCATTGCCGTTTTGTTTTACGTGCTACTTGGCGGTGCCGATTTTGGTGCCGGAATTGTAGAATTGGTTACCGGGAAGAGAGGCATTGATACAATTTCGAAAGCGATTGCTCCGGTCTGGGAAGCAAATCACATCTGGCTCATTTTGGTGGTTGTGATTTTGTTTAATGGATTTCCGCTTGTATATACCACCCTTACGACTTATTTACATATACCTCTGTTTATTATTCTACTTGGAATTATTTTCCGAGGAACGGCTTTTACTTTTCGGTATTACGACACCGTTGAGGAAAATATGCACAAATATTACACGCAATTATTCCGGATATCGAGTTTGTTGACTCCTTTCTTTCTGGGCGTGACGCTAGGAGCTATTATGTTGGGGAAAATTCCGGCGCAGGTTGACGGAACCTTTTATGCAATTTTTATCGCACCCTGGTTAAATCTGTTTTCGTTTACAACCGGTATTTTTCTGACCCTTTTGTTTGGCTGCCTGGCAGCTATTTATCTGCTGGGTGAAGCCCGGGATGACGAATCGTTTCAGACATTTGCCAAAGCATCGCGCACCTTTTTTGTTCTGTTGGTAACTTCGGGGTTGAGTGTTTTTCTGGTGTCAGAAATGTACGAATTGAATTTCTTCAGCAGATTTCTTCACTCTCCGGTAGCGATGGGATGTGTGCTCATAGCTACCGTAATTATCCCTTTTTTATGGGTCGGGATACGACACCGGAATAATTTGCGGACAAGGTTTCTTGCTGGCGTGCAAACAGCTTGCATCTTAACCGGGTGGTTTGCCATTCAATTTCCGGTCATGATTTACCTGGCCGATGGAACAGCCCTGACGATACAGAATAGTCAGGCTCCCGAAAGAACTATGTCTTTATTGGTGTATGCCCTAATTGCAGGTATATTGCTCATATTTCCTGCGTTTGCCTATCTGTTTAAGGTATTCAAGTTCAGTCAAAATAAACAGAACTAA
- a CDS encoding OmpA family protein yields MKILNSFICIVFVISLLSCNTNSKLGTKVDEFFQSKRYKAMLKDRNSLYTEAQQLKKDTTDLGIEMRKIRKEYSDLKGEYNDLSNKSDSQMAQLNKDLKAKSNELELKENMLQEREQRLKEMEAIVSRQDSITKTLNKIVKDALLGFKADELSVEMKNGKVYVSMTDKLLFKSGSAAVEDKGKQAIKKLTEVLNKNNDIDIAIEGHTDNVPIKTNIYKDNWDLSVARATSIVRMLIEEYSVNPLRLTASGKGEYFPVATNDDLEGRVKNRRTEIILSPKLDELFKMLQRY; encoded by the coding sequence ATGAAAATCTTAAATTCTTTTATATGTATTGTATTTGTCATTAGTCTTTTATCGTGTAATACAAATAGCAAACTGGGCACAAAAGTTGATGAGTTTTTTCAGTCCAAAAGATATAAAGCAATGCTTAAAGACCGGAATAGCCTCTATACCGAAGCCCAGCAATTGAAAAAAGACACCACTGATCTGGGAATAGAAATGAGAAAAATTCGAAAGGAATATTCAGATCTGAAGGGAGAATACAATGATCTGTCAAACAAATCCGATTCGCAAATGGCACAACTTAATAAGGATTTAAAGGCTAAATCAAACGAATTGGAATTGAAGGAAAACATGCTTCAGGAGCGAGAACAACGACTGAAAGAAATGGAAGCCATTGTTTCCAGACAGGATTCCATTACCAAAACATTGAATAAAATTGTAAAAGACGCTCTTTTAGGATTCAAGGCTGATGAACTTTCAGTGGAAATGAAAAACGGAAAAGTTTACGTCTCCATGACAGACAAACTTCTTTTTAAATCAGGGAGTGCAGCAGTTGAAGATAAAGGGAAACAGGCCATAAAAAAACTTACAGAGGTCTTGAATAAAAATAACGACATTGATATCGCAATAGAGGGCCACACGGATAATGTTCCTATCAAAACAAACATTTATAAAGACAATTGGGATTTGAGCGTCGCGAGAGCTACAAGTATTGTTAGAATGCTGATTGAAGAATACAGTGTAAATCCTTTACGGTTAACCGCATCAGGCAAAGGTGAATATTTTCCCGTTGCCACCAACGATGATCTGGAAGGAAGAGTAAAAAACCGAAGAACTGAAATTATCCTTTCTCCAAAACTGGACGAACTCTTCAAGATGCTTCAGAGATATTAA